The following proteins are encoded in a genomic region of Entelurus aequoreus isolate RoL-2023_Sb linkage group LG01, RoL_Eaeq_v1.1, whole genome shotgun sequence:
- the LOC133657097 gene encoding uncharacterized protein K02A2.6-like: protein MAGILGQMDAFDESTEQWSTYVERFEHFVAANGLNEGRKLPVFFSVMGPATYGLLRSLIAPEKPGTKTYDEVVTLLQAHFSPKPIVIAERYRFHKRDQGEGETITQYVTDLKKLSEHCEFGAYLQDALRDRLVCGLNSESIKKRLLTEKDLTYQRAVELAVSIETVARESQQLSSSQKVNAVSLSLPPGRKCTRCGRVNHKMEECFYKDQSCHNCGKRGHIARMCREDKGGPKTTHFFGVKKGQKMKGKFKKRADQVEAETKPSDPETTDSDGVGGLHVVEVEKSVKHDSAASAIIWVRPKVEGQTIEMELDTGAAVSIISEKVYNAKFSQLRLRTTNLLLRSYTGQVMTPLGVIKVDVRLNKQRARLPLYVVKGDALSLFGREWLRKVKLDWTMIKTIRATHPIQEDRTMATVLDSHARVFQEGLGTLKGFEVALTLKPVHQPKFFQARAVPYALRPKVEEELERLEQGGVLSPVQFSEWATPIVPILKKNGKVRICGDFKVTLNPALCAEHYPIPRIEDLFASLAGGQRFSKLDLANAYLQVPVQESSRKYLTITTQKGMFCYNRLPFGITSAPSIFQRVMDQVLQGLPNVHCFLDDILVTGENDADHLKNLDAVLGRLGKFGLRVQKEKCEFFKSSLEYLGHVIDKKGLHKSPEKLKAIAEAPSPINVSQLRSFLGLINYYGRFVKNMATMLSPLHELLHTGVAWKWSPECEKAFKAAKDHLQSEQVLTHYDPRLPLRIACDASPYGVGAVLSHVMPGGEERPIAFASRTLSKAEQNYAQIEREALGIIFGVRKFHAYLYGCHFTLLTDHRPLTSILSPSKATPPMAAARLQRWALVLAAHNYTIQYRKAADHGNADGLSRLPLQVAHGEKPDAVDRVTVHHLETLPVDSEDIRKGTKYDPVLSRVVDMVVSGQFVGTVGQNDALAPFYMRRDELTVIQGCLLWGSRVVVPPALRPQLLKELHAGHPGMVKMKAIARSHVWWPGLDAQIEQQARTCSTCQRNQKNPALSPLHTWPWPGSPWQRIHVDFAGPFEGHMFLVVVDAYSKWPEVQVLKTTTTEKTVQALRSMFARNGVPETLVSDNGPQFTAAEFGAFLRAFLRANGVKHKRSAPFHPATNGQAERFVQTLKRSLKASRGTFTLQHRVEAFLLSYRNAPHMTTSESPAMLFLRRRLRSRLDLVKPNVSATVELAQEGQRERRDLVAKDRRFAVGEAVLVRDYRRGEEKWMPGLVASQEGPVSYSVDVGAGALWRRHTEQMRAGDRALLVPTGPEQPAVPSELIIGAQPVAAPPSPARGDALGTGTVAPEPGGSPRRRADVGAPGRRYPLRVTRAPDRLNL from the coding sequence ATGGCGGGCATCCTGGGACAGATGGACGCCTTTGATGAGTCGACGGAGCAGTGGTCGACATACGTGGAGAGGTTTGAGCACTTCGTGGCAGCAAATGGACTGAATGAGGGGAGGAAGCTGCCGGTGTTTTTCAGCGTGATGGGACCGGCGACGTACGGTCTACTGCGCAGCCTCATCGCCCCAGAGAAGCCGGGCACGAAAACGTATGATGAGGTAGTGACATTGTTGCAAGCACATTTCTCCCCAAAGCCCATAGTGATAGCGGAGAGATATAGATTTCATAAGAGAGATCAGGGGGAGGGGGAAACTATTACACAGTATGTaacagatctaaaaaaattatcagAGCACTGTGAATTTGGAGCTTACCTGCAGGATGCACTAAGAGACAGGTTAGTGTGTGGGTTGAACAGTGAGTCGATTAAAAAGAGGCTGTTAACAGAGAAGGATTTAACATACCAAAGAGCAGTTGAACTAGCAGTTTCAATAGAAACAGTGGCACGTGAATCTCAACAGCTCAGTAGCTCACAGAAGGtgaacgctgtctctctctcctTGCCACCGGGCCGTAAATGCACTCGTTGTGGTAGAGTAAATCACAAAATGGAGGAATGTTTTTACAAGGACCAGTCCTGCCACAATTGTGGAAAAAGGGGGCACATAGCTCGTATGTGCAGGGAGGATAAAGGGGGACCGaagacaacacatttttttggggTTAAAAAGGGACAGAAAATGAAAGGAAAATTCAAAAAGAGGGCCGATCAGGTAGAGGCGGAGACTAAGCCCAGCGACCCAGAGACAACAGATTCAGATGGGGTGGGAGGCTTACATGTAGTGGAGGTAGAAAAAAGCGTTAAACATGATAGCGCTGCGTCAGCGATTATCTGGGTTAGACCCAAGGTGGAGGGACAAACTATAGAAATGGAGTTAGACACAGGTGCGGCAGTGTCGATCATTTCAGAAAAAGTATACAATGCTAAATTTAGCCAGTTACGCCTCCGTACCACCAACCTACTGTTGAGATCGTATACAGGGCAGGTTATGACACCCTTGGGGGTAATAAAAGTAGACGTGCGTCTCAACAAACAACGGGCACGTCTCCCCCTGTATGTGGTTAAGGGTGACGCTCTCTCTCTTTTTGGACGAGAATGGTTGCGAAAAGTAAAGTTAGATTGGACAATGATTAAAACTATTCGAGCTACACATCCCATACAGGAAGACCGCACAATGGCGACAGTACTAGACAGCCATGCCAGGGTGTTCCAAGAAGGTCTAGGTACACTAAAGGGCTTTGAGGTGGCGTTAACCCTCAAGCCGGTGCATCAACCGAAGTTCTTCCAAGCACGGGCGGTGCCGTATGCACTTCGGCCgaaggtggaggaggaattagagCGTTTGGAACAGGGGGGCGTACTGTCTCCAGTACAGTTTAGTGAATGGGCTACTCCAATTGtacccattttaaaaaaaaatgggaaagtACGTATATGCGGAGATTTTAAAGTGACCTTGAATCCCGCGCTTTGTGCTGAACACTACCCCATTCCGAGGATAGAAGATCTTTTCGCATCGCTAGCAGGGGGGCAGCGTTTCAGCAAATTAGATCTGGCGAACGCATATTTACAGGTGCCGGTTCAGGAAAGCTCCCGTAAATATCTGACCATTACCACGCAGAAGGGAATGTTTTGCTATAACCGTCTTCCCTTCGGGATCACCTCTGCGCCGTCAATCTTTCAGCGAGTCATGGACCAAGTGTTGCAGGGCCTCCCCAACGTCCATTGTTTCCTGGACGACATTTTGGTGACTGGGGAGAACGATGCAGATCACCTAAAAAACTTAGATGCAGTGTTGGGCCGATTGGGAAAATTCGGTTTGCGAGTACAGAAGGAGAAATGTGAATTCTTCAAGAGTTCATTAGAATATTTGGGGCATGTCATTGATAAAAAAGGGCTACATAAGTCCCCAGAGAAGCTTAAGGCCATAGCGGAGGCCCCATCCCCCATTAATGTGAGTCAGCTCCGTTCTTTTTTGGGCCTGATAAACTATTATGGGCGTTTTGTTAAAAACATGGCAACCATGCTCAGCCCGTTACATGAGCTGTTGCACACCGGAGTGGCATGGAAGTGGTCACCAGAGTGCGAGAAAGCCTTTAAGGCAGCAAAAGACCATTTGCAATCAGAACAGGTGCTAACGCATTATGACCCCAGGTTGCCCCTGCGGATAGCGTGTGACGCGTCGCCGTATGGGGTGGGCGCGGTACTTTCGCACGTGATGCCCGGTGGTGAGGAGAGACCCATAGCCTTTGCCTCTAGGACACTGAGCAAGGCAGAGCAAAATTATGCTCAGATTGAAAGGGAGGCGCTGGGAATTATTTTTGGGGTACGTAAATTCCACGCCTATTTGTACGGGTGCCATTTTACACTACTCACAGATCACAGACCGCTGACAAGTATATTGAGTCCCAGTAAGGCGACGCCACCTATGGCGGCCGCACGACTGCAGCGGTGGGCGTTAGTGTTAGCGGCACACAACTACACAATCCAATACAGGAAAGCAGCAGATCATGGGAATGCAGATGGTCTCTCACGGTTGCCACTGCAGGTAGCGCATGGGGAAAAGCCAGACGCAGTAGATAGGGTGACAGTACATCACCTTGAGACACTCCCAGTGGACAGTGAAGATATTAGGAAGGGAACTAAATATGACCCAGTGCTCTCTAGGGTAGTAGATATGGTAGTTTCAGGCCAGTTTGTTGGAACAGTTGGGCAGAATGACGCGTTGGCACCCTTCTACATGCGACGAGACGAACTGACGGTGATCCAGGGGTGTTTGCTATGGGGCAGTAGAGTGGTGGTGCCTCCAGCGTTGAGACCGCAGCTTCTGAAGGAACTACATGCCGGGCACCCAGGCATGGTCAAGATGAAGGCCATTGCACGGAGCCATGTCTGGTGGCCGGGGTTAGACGCCCAGATTGAACAGCAGGCCAGGACATGCTCTACGTGTCAACGGAACCAAAAGAACCCGGCGCTCTCCCCACTACACACCTGGCCGTGGCCGGGATCTCCATGGCAACGGATCCATGTGGACTTTGCGGGGCCGTTCGAAGGACACATGTTCTTGGTGGTGGTAGATGCGTACTCTAAGTGGCCGGAAGTACAGGTGCTGAAAACGACGACGACGGAGAAGACTGTACAGGCCCTGAGGAGTATGTTTGCCCGCAACGGAGTACCAGAGACACTGGTTAGTGACAATGGGCCACAATTCACAGCGGCAGAGTTCGGGGCATTTCTCCGGGCATTTCTCCGGGCAAACGGAGTGAAGCACAAAAGGTCAGCGCCGTTTCACCCCGCCACGAACGGTCAAGCAGAGCGTTTTGTGCAGACGCTGAAGCGTTCATTGAAAGCGTCTAGGGGAACATTTACGCTGCAACATCGAGTGGAGGCATTTTTACTCAGCTACAGGAATGCGCCTCACATGACGACGAGTGAGTCTCCGGCTATGCTCTTCCTGCGCCGTCGGCTCCGCTCTCGCTTGGACCTTGTGAAGCCGAACGTGTCGGCTACGGTGGAGCTGGCGCAGGAGGGCCAACGAGAACGCAGAGATCTGGTGGCTAAGGACAGACGGTTTGCAGTGGGGGAGGCCGTGCTGGTGCGTGATTATCGACGGGGGGAGGAGAAGTGGATGCCTGGACTGGTGGCATCACAAGAGGGACCGGTATCCTACTCCGTGGATGTGGGGGCAGGCGCACTCTGGAGACGTCACACAGAGCAGATGAGAGCCGGTGACCGTGCGCTTTTGGTTCCCACTGGTCCAGAGCAACCAGCTGTGCCGAGTGAACTGATAATTGGGGCCCAGCCGGTTGCTGCCCCCCCTTCTCCGGCAAGAGGGGATGCTCTGGGAACCGGGACAGTCGCCCCCGAGCCAGGAGGGTCACCCAGACGGAGAGCGGATGTTGGCGCGCCAGGCCGGAGGTATCCACTCCGGGTTACCAGAGCTCCAGACCGCCTTAATCTCTGA